Part of the Chaetodon trifascialis isolate fChaTrf1 chromosome 1, fChaTrf1.hap1, whole genome shotgun sequence genome, GAAACACATTAAAGGGTTCCAGTAATTTTCATTCTTCTTTCATTCTTCTTTCAACAAAAACTTTATTACTTTTAGAGAGACGTTCATGTCCAAACTCATGCAGCAAAGACACATGGAGGTGAGGAGGATTGTGGGTGTTATTTGACCCACGTGTTCCAAATCTAGAAGGTTatgttgtgtgtgcagatgcatgctgggatatcTGTCCAGCTGAACCTCACAGCTCGCAGAGCGTGCTGGCTTCAGGTCGTCTCCTGCCTCACGTGTGATTACTGTGTTACTGTGCTGGCTCGGGCTCTCATAAGTTCCAAAGACGGTTTGCCGAGCAGACTGTGACTGGAGCATCGCACCAGGCCGAGGTGTGTCTGTGGAGCAGCTCTGGactgtttcctgcagctgaatgaTGAAACATGAGGACAGAGGTGATGTAACACGgagctgctgtttgagctgAATGTGAATGATGACGAGCAGGTTGGTCATTGCGATCACGTTTTGATGAAGCTGCCGCATCAGTTCAGCTCATATATAAATGATTTATAGAAATGTATGCAGACGATTCTGTCATCTGTGTCCAAAGACCAAAGAAATCAGTAACAGCCAGTGCAGCTAAAGGGCTCGATGATTCACACCTGTGTCTACACGTAAAGACGTCTGTTTTTTCCGTCTGTGATCCCGAAAGCTTGTGTCTGGAGAGATCATCTCAGCAGGCAAAGCAGGTACCAAGTATCTTGGTACACCACTTTTGAAAGTACATTTGCATACTCAAACCAATTTACCTTCAGAATTACAAACGTGATGGAGCCTGGAGTACGTTCACAGTCAACGTTTGTTTGCTGTGGAATCACAGGGAGGCGGTGGAGTCAATGATGTTCAGGTTAGAGAAAGATCCTGAtgtcttaaaaagaaaaacatctttgtTGTTGCTAATTAGCTGTGGAAGCATTAGGCCTCTAGTCTAATGTCCATAAACTGGCTGTCATGGCTGAAGGTCTCCTGTTTGCGTTGCTTCCTGCTTGTATCACATGATGGAGATAAGAGCTACAGTTTTGCAGGTTTTCAATCAAACTCTTTGTCTCACCGTTACTCCAGCGTTGGTGGGCTCTCTGCCTTCCACCAGTTTGAAGATGGACTTCAGGGCCTCCTCTTTGCTTTGACCTCTGAACCTCTTTGGAGCCAACTCCTCCAGAGCTCTGTGGAACTCCTCGTAGGTGATGACCCTGGACGTCTTCTGTCttcacacgcaaacacaaaacagatcAGGAAACACTAAACTGTTAACTTTTTGCTGCACTGTGAAACTGAGGTGGGTTAGGGTTGGGGTAGGCGTGTCTTGGTGGGTGGGGAATACTTTGCTTCGATTGGACCTAACCCCTCCCACACCTGGTGAACCCCACCTGCCACAGCTGAAGGACAGGCCTGTCTTTAAACTACGGTCAGATGTCTGtatgaacactgaaacaggttttTCCTGCTTTAATCATTCGTCCTGTTCATACTGGACATCATGGACTCCAAAGGAAGTGATGGAGGACGAAAGCCACTGTCCTCCTGTGTGACAGCCTACGACACGTGAGTCTAAAGTTCATGCGAGCAGTgagggaaacacacagaagtgattTTACACTAAAAAGAGTCATTTTGGAAACGTCTGTTGCCTGTGGGAAACTGCATTGACCAATCAGATCGCCAGCAGCCAAAACCAGACTCACTTGACTTTGGAGAAGACGATGTCCACGTCAGTGCCGGTGACGTTCTTGCCGTCGATAATCTTGCAGTCTTTGCACAGTTTGGCCCAGTTCTTCCCGTTCAGCTCCCTTCCCGTGGCCTTGGTGTCTCCGTGGATGGCAAACTTCTTAAAAGCCGTCAGCAGGTGCTCCATGTCCGCACTCTCCGccatgacaggaaacagaagaagaaggcgGCTGATGATGTGAAGGAAGCCCTCCGTTCAGATCTGGAATGAGAAGAAACCACAGACGACAGAAAGTGATTCACCGTGTGCAGAATCACAGACACAAAATCCAGACGGTCTGTGGGCGCAGATCTCCGTCAAACTTAAACAAACTGTCCCTGGTGGGACGCCTCACGTCccgtctgtcctctgctgagATTTGACATCGAGCAGAGTCTGATGTTTCTGCTCCATGTGagtcacctgctcagccaggtGTTAAGCAGCCTCACGAACAGGCCTGAGGTAggacgtaaacacacacacacgaacacacacacataaacgcacaaacacacgtaaacacacacacacacgtttgtctCTCCTTTTAGGATTTCTGGTATTGTCACTAACTTTAGCCCCACCCACCCTGGCTCACAGTGACTCCGATTGGTCGGAGTCACTGTGAACatttgcagaaacacaaaagtacGAGTGTGTGCAGACGAGAGGGGAGTTACCATGACGACCACTGTTAGGGAATGtatcagtatgtgtgtgtgtgtaatcacaCACGTCTGAGAAAGAGAGTGAGGTCAtgtctcacactgacacacacacacacacacacacacacacacacacacacacacacagacttacatttctttaaaacatttcattcttTTACATTCATCTGCAGACAAACCTGCACAAACTACACAAACTACACAATCTACGCAGACCTGCTGAAACCTTCAGTTCATGCTGGTTTTCACGCGTGTACAGCTGTCGCTCCTGCACATGTATGTACAACGAATATGTGAGTTGTGTTTGCTATTGTGGAATCAGTGTAGTTTGTAGAATAAAATACAGCCTCTTGAAGGACTCGTCTAAGTTTAAACTTCGGTTTAATCATCAGGAAATTGGTTGTTAGGAACATCCTTGTCAATAAAGAAAGAATgggcacacaaacagcagacacctGTTCTCAGGCTGCCTGGCAGGCTGTCCGGCTTCTGGTGCCAGAGCTGATCCTCGACATGCACCAGTGTTTGTgatgagctgctgagctgagctgcatgTTGCTCATGAAGCTGCGAAGAGTTGTGACCTCAGCGCGGAGAAAGCTGACATTTAACTTTAATTTCAGCTCAGCATTGAACGCTATGATCTCAGACATCCTCTGGTCTGAACTCGCCCTCTCACTGCATCAGCCTCCATGTGTCAGTAAACCACAAACATCTCCTGAACTCTGCATGAAGCGACTGTCGTTGGCTTCATCCTGGACGGTGCCGAGTCTGCATACCGACGGTAGGTCGAACAGCCGGTCCTCTGGCAGTGGACTTCAGGACGAGACCCccatcaccatcaccaacactgggTCTGCTGTGGAGACCTTCCACAGTCTCCCAGGAGTTAAAGCATCCAGCATCGACTCTGTCATCAAGAAGGCCCAGCAGAGGCTGTACTTCCAGTTCCAGCTCAGGAAGTTCAACCTgcctcaggagctgctgatcTAGTTCTACTCTGCAGTGAtccagtctgtctctgttcatCCATCATAGTCTGGTTTGGATCAGACACTAAACAGGACAGAACAGTCTACAACAGTCAGGCTTGTAGAGGATTGGTGCCAACCTGCCCTCCAGTCAGGACTGATCCACCTCCAGAGTCTGGAAGCGTCACTGCAAACCCACCACACCTGGACACAACCTGTTCCAGCCTGTTCTCCCCATTGGAAGGTGCTACAGAGCTCTGCACaccaaaacaaccagacacaAGACCAGTTTGAGTCCACAGACCATCGGTCTGAAGAGCAGCTCCATCAGTCATAGTGTCAGTAACCCTCCGACACCAAACGTCCACTGACATCCATTCAAAAAGCTTCATTTTCAACATATATCATcacacagtcactgtgagtATAGATCCTGGACACAGACACGTAGACAGACATGTCCTGAATACCAGTCAGTATTTATTGTTAGCCATTAGAGACTTCTGTAGACTAAACCGCCAGCAGCTTGTCTGGTACTGTTTGACTGCAGTAACAGTGAGACTGCTGTCTTGCAGGGACAGCGGGTGTCCTTCCTTCTCTAATACCTTCAATTTGGTTTATTTGAAATGGCAGAAGGTAGAAGATGATGGTGTTTCCGCACTGTCGACTGTAGTCGAGCAGTTGGTTGCACAGCCACCTTTCTATCAGCTGCACAGTGTTAAAAACACGCTTGATAGCTCGTCGACAACTTCCCACAGCACCccctgctgcacagctgctgtagATGCATTACTGCTGGTTTATTCCTGTAGAACTCAAAGATGAATGATGAGCCTACACCAGCACGAAGTGTCAACCAGCATATTCTGTGAACCCACAGAATGCTGCCATTAACTGGGTCAAAATTCCCATAAAATGAATACTCAAAACCCCGAAGGCTGAGCTGCATTATCAGAAAGATCCAGTACGTCCACAAATAACGCAGGTTACATCTGTGGATGGACCTGCAGGGAAACCTTTAATCAATAATTCAATTCACCTCGACAAAATCAAGACTGCGTACACTGAATCAAGTAGGTCGCTATAAATAGATCCTACAGGCTCCAGGAGGTAACGGCAGTGAAAGCATGTTCAGATTTAGCAGGTCTGTGGAGGAACGTAGCTGAGATACAGAGAAAGTCAACAACGTAGAACCCTccacaaaatgacacacagcattTAAATAGAAGAGGACGAAGGCCTGAAAACAGTCATGCAGCGTCATTGGATCCATGTTGTACATGAATGGAAATATCAGCTGGTCACAAACCTGATAATTTATCATATATTCATAGTCTGTGTGAAGAAACCCCTC contains:
- the tppp3 gene encoding tubulin polymerization-promoting protein family member 3; this encodes MAESADMEHLLTAFKKFAIHGDTKATGRELNGKNWAKLCKDCKIIDGKNVTGTDVDIVFSKVKQKTSRVITYEEFHRALEELAPKRFRGQSKEEALKSIFKLVEGREPTNAGVTKVAKTAAVDRLTDASRYTGSHKERFDESGKGRGREGREDVVENTGYVGAYKNAGTYDDKTKAEK